The sequence below is a genomic window from Streptomyces sp. NBC_00582.
TCGCGCTGTGGGCGGCGGGGGCGGTCGCCCTGGTGGCGGTACGACGGCTGCGGCCCGCGGCGCCCTACGTGCTGGTCCCCGCGGCGGTCCTGCTCGCCTCGGCGATGACCGGGGCGCGGAACTTCGGCACCCGGTACGCCGTGTTCCTGCCGATGTTCCTGGCGGTGGCCGCCGGCTGCGTCCTGGCCGTCCGGTGGCGGGGGCGGCGGGCGGTGACCTGGGCGCTGGTGGCGTTCGTCGCGGTCAGCTCCCTGCGGACGTTCCCGTACTACCTGCCGTACTCCAACGAGGCGTTCGGCGGGCCCGCGAAGACGCATCTGCGGCTGCACGACTCCAACGCGGACTGGGGCCAGGACCTCGGCCGGCTCGCGGGCCGGCTGCACGGACGGTACGCGGGCGAGCGGGTCTGGCTCGTCTACAAGGGCAGCGGCGTGCCCTCCTTCTACGGCATCCGGGCGTCCGATCCACGGCGCGCGCCGCTGCGGAAGGTGCACGGCGTGATGGCCGTGTCGGACTCCGCCGTGGCCAAGGCCAGGGGGCGGCTCGCCCGGCTGATCGACTCCAGCCACGCCGTGGACGAGGTCGGTCACTCGATCACGATTTACCAGCGGTAGGGGCCGACGGGGTGTGCGACCTGCGAGGTCTCGGGCACGCTGTCCCGCACGCTCCGTGAGCTATGTTGAGCTGCGTGGGAGACAAAGGAGGCGCATCGGTGCCATCGCCGCAACAGGCACGCGCACAGGCATCAGCGATCACCTCGGGCAAGACGGATCCGGAGGCGGAGGTGTCCCCGACCTCACGGCTCAGGGCCCTCTTCGACGGGCCCCATCTGTCACCGGGACAACGGCGCATCGCCCAGTATCTGATCGAGCACATCACCGAGGCGGCGTTCCTGTCGATCACCGACCTCGCCGACCGGGTCGGGGTCAGCCAGCCCTCGGTGACCCGGTTCGCCGCGGCCGTCGGGTTCAGCGGCTACCCCGCCCTGCGCGAGAGACTCCAGTCGATCGCGCTGGGCACCCTGGCCGGCGGGCCCGCCCCGGCCGAGGTGAACCGGAGCAACGAACTGCAGGCGGCGGTCGACGCGGAGATCGAGAACCTGGAGAACCTGCGGCGCGACTTCGCCGATCCCGACCGGGTGATCGAGATCGGCCGGGCGCTGTCGCAGTCGACGCCGCTGACCATCCTCGGCCTCAGGATCTCGGCCTCGCTCGCCGAGTACTTCGCCTACGCGGCCCGCCGGGTCCATCCGGACGTCCGGCTGGTGACCCGGGGCGGCAGCGTCGCCTACGACGCGCTGCTGCAGTCCCGGGAGGCGGGCGGGACCTGGGTGCTGGCGTTCTCGATGCCCCGGCACGCGCAGGAGACGCTGACGGGCCTGCGGGTCGCCCGCAGCGCCGGCCTGAAGGTCGCGCTGATCACCGACCTGGCGCTCGGCCCGGTGGCCGACGAGGCCGACGTCACCTTCGCCAGCGGCACCGGGTCCCGGCTGGTGTTCGACTCCTACGCCGCCCCCGGCGTGATGGCGGCCGCGCTGCTCCAGGCCATGACCGACGCGGGCCCGGAGCGCACCCAGGCGCGGCTGGAGGAGTACGAGCAGATCGCCGAACAGCACCAGTTCTTCCTGCGCGAGTGATCCGCCGACCCGGCGGACAACCCGGCACCCCCCTCCCCGAAAAGACGCAGAGGGATCATTGCGGGCACATCGCACATGAATGTTTTCATGCGCCTTGCAAACCCGTCGGTATATATAAATACTGCTCACGGCCGCACCCGCCCGCGCAGGGCCCCTGTACGGGCACCCGAAGCCGTCGTCCCCTACCCACGTCGGCGTCCAGGGTGCTCGGGGCGCCGCACCTGCGAGCGCCCGTGGCGGCCCCGGTCATCCCCTAGACCGGGGCCGCCCCACACAACGTCGGACCACCCGTCCCGACGCCGCACACCGGAAGCGATGACCATGACTCTGACGACGACGCAGCGCATCAGCCCGGACTGGCCGTGCCAGGTCAAGACGCCCGGCAGCTACGACTGGGAGCGTTCCGCCGCGAAGTGGCTGCGCGAACTGGTGCCGGCGCGGTACGCGAGCTACCCGCTCATGCTGCGTCAGCCCGTACTCCTGGGCCGTCACGCCACGATCCAGGTGCAGCAGGAGATCCGGGTGGCCCGCACCGCCCTGCAGACCGCGCGCGCCGACCTGCCCCGGCTGGGGATGCCGGAGTCGGTCATCGAGCACACCATCAAGCTGTACGCCGCCGAGCTCATGCAGCTCCAGCACATCGCCCGCAGCGTGCGCTGTGTGACCCAGGCCCTCGTCGAGTCCCACGCCGGCCGCTGACCGTCCCGGGCGTCGCTCCCGGCCCGGGCGTTGACGCAAGGCCCTGATCGAATCCACGCGTTTGTGCCATGCTCGATGCGTGACGAGCGAATCCGCGCTGCCCCCAGGGTCCGGCGAGGCGCCCGACATGGCCGCCCTGACCCGGGTCGTGGCACGTCAGCGCGCGGAGATGGACCGGCTCCAGGACCTCGCGGCCACCTCGGCGGTGGTGGAGCGGGCCAAGGGAGCGGTGATGGCGCGACTCGCCTGCTCCCCGGACGCGGCCCAGGAGGAGCTGCAGCGACGGGCCAGGGCCGCCCGGCGGACCCTGCTCGAGGAGTGCTGGCTCACGCTCGGCTCACTGACCCCGCCGACGCCCGGGGAACCCCGCCCGGCCGCGGACACCGCCGCCCGGGACACACCCCTCCCGCCCCCGGACGAGGCCGGCTCCTCGGCCCTGGCCCGGCTCGCACGGGCCCTCGTCCGCGTCGGCACCCCGCAGGACCTCGCCCGCTGTCTGCTGGACCGGCTCGCCGTCGACGTCGACGCCGACGCGGTCATGCTCTACGCCCGGCTGCCCTCCGGCGGGCTGGAACTCGTCGGGCACGCCGGGATCGACGAAACCCTCGCCCTGCAGTGGGGCCGGGTGCCGCCCCTCGCCGGGATCGCCGCCCTGGACGCCCTCGCCGCCGGTGAGGCCCGGTGGCTGGAGGACCCGGCGGCGGACCGCGAGCGCTATCTGCTGATAGGGGACCCCTCCCGGCAGTGGGGCTCGCGTGCCTGGCTGCCCGTGACGACCGGCGAGTCCGCCGAGGTCGCGCTCGGCGTGCTGCGCCCGTCCGCGGCTCCGTTCCCGCCCGCCGAGCGCGAGCATTTGCTGGCCGTCGCCCGGTTGTGCGCGGGCCCGCTGCGCACCTTCGGCATCCGTCGGGAACCCGCCCTCGGCGCCGCCGCGGACGCCGTGCAGATCGTGTTCGACCGGCTGCCGGTCGCCGCGGTACTGCTCGCCCCGGTGCGCGGGCCCTCCGGTGCCGTCGAGGACTTCCGGATCGAGGCCGTGACCGCCGGGACCTCCGACGCCGTCGGCCGCACCGGCCGGGAACTGCTCGGCCTGCGCTTCCTGGAGTGCTGGCCGACGGCGGCCGCGGACGAGCCGCTGTGGCAGGGCTGCATGAAGGCGCTGGAGGGCGAGGAGCCGTACGAGAGCGAGCCGTTCGCGCGGCAGCAGAGCGTCGCCGGGGTCAGTGAACTGGTCACCTACTCGGCGCGGGTGGCGCGGCTCGGCGACGGGCTGGTGGTGAGCTGGGTGCGGCACGACCCCTCCGACCGGCAGGAGCAGCGGCTGGCGGAGGTGCAGCGGCTGGGCCGGCTCGGCTGGGCCACCTGGAACCTGACCACCGGCGAGGGCAACTGGTCCGCCCAGGTCTTCGCCCTCCTCGAACGCGACCCCGTCCACGGGCCGGTCCCGCTCACCCAACTGCCCTCGCTCGCCGTCCCCGAGGACGTGCCCGCGCTGGCCCGGGCCATCGGTGAGCTGGTGCGCGAGGGGCGGCCGTGCGACGTTCCCTTCCGGGTCGCCGCCCGTGACGGCGTCCGTCATCTGCGGGCGGTCGCCGAGGCGGTGACGGACGCCGAGGGCACCCCCGTCGAGGCGCACGGCTTCCTCCAGGACGTCAGCGCCCAGCGCAGCGCCGAACTCGCCCTGCTCGCCAGCGAACGCGCGATGCTCACCCAGCAGGGCGCGCTGTCGGCCGAACGCCTCGTCGCGTCCCGGCTCCAGGACGCGCTGCTGCCGCTGCCGAAGGAGACCGTGCGGCTGGCCGGCCTCCGGGTCGACATCGCCTATCTGCCCGCGCAGTCGGGGCTCAACGTGGGCGGCGACTGGTTCAGCGCCATCGAACTCCCGGACGGCGACGCCCTGTTCGTGGTCGGAGACGTCACCGGGCACGGCCTGGACGCCGTCGCCTCGATGGCCCTGCTGCGGTTCACCGCCAAGGGCATGGTCATCACCGGCTCCTCGCTGACCGGGGCGCTCGCCCGGCTCAACGCGCTGCTGCTGCACTCCCGTGACCCGCACGGCACGGCGACCCTGGTCCTGGCCCGCTACAGCCCGCGCGGGCGGCGGCTGGTGTGGGCCCAGGCCGGGCATCCCCCGCCGCTGCTGCTGCGCGCCGGCGAGGCCCGCTATCTCGAGCGCCCGCACGGCATGCTGCTCGGCGCCCGCGACACCCCGCGCTACGAGGAGGCGGAGTGCCGGCTCGCCCCCGGTGACCGTCTGGTGCTGTACACCGACGGGCTGGTGGAGCGGCCCGGGGAGAGCATCGACCGGGGTCTGGAGCGGCTCGCCCGCGCCGCGTCGGCGCCCGGCCCCGACGGACCGGTGCCCCTCGCGCGGCTGCTCGGTTCGCTGCCGGAGCCGGAGCGGCGGGACGACGTGTGCGTGCTGGACATCCAGGTGCCGGGGGACGCCGGGGACTGAGCGGCCGCCCGCCCGGCGCCCCCGCCGACCGCCGGCGTCAGCCGCCGGTGCGTGACTCCAGCGCCTGCCGGGTGTCGTCGCCGTACACGCCGTCCTCGTCGCCGCGGATGCCGTACCAGAGCTGGAAACGGGCCACGGCCTCGGTGAGGGTCGAGGTGTAACGGCCGTCGGTGGCTCCGTCGCGGTACACGTCCGGGATCTTCAGCAGCCGCTGCTGGAGATCGGTCACCTCGGCGCCGCTGTCGCCCTCCCGCAGCGTGCCGGCGCCGTCGGGGTCGGCGGACGGCGAGGAGGTCTCCGGCTGGGTGGCGCTCGGCTGCGGCCGCACGGTCTCCGCGGCCGCCTCCCCGCCGCGGCCCGGCACCAGGAGGGCGCCCGCGAAGCCGACGAGCGCCGCGGCGCACACGCCGATCGTGATGGCGGCCCGGCGCAGCCCCGTGCCGGCCCCGTCGTCGTCGCGCGCACCGAGCGGCGCGGCCTCCGCGTGCGCGCCGCCCGGGCGCCGAGCGGCCCCCCGGGGCACGGCCCCACGGCCACCCGCCCGGCCGGCGCCGATACGCCCCGCAGGGGGCCCGTAGGGACGACCGGCGGGACGACCGGGGCGGGATCCGTACCGGGGCCGCTCCCCCGGCGACGACGACACGGAGGCGGCGTGTCCCCGCGCCTGCTCGTGGGCGTGTTCGCCCCACCCGGCCTCGGGCCCTGCGCTCCGCCCCGCGGTGGACGCGTCGGTCTGCTCGCCCCACCCGGCCTGGGGCCCGCTCTGTCCCGCGGCGGACGCCCGGGCGTGCTCGCCCCACCCCGCCGCGGTTCCGGCGTCCCGCCCCGCGGTGGACGCGTCGGTCTGCTCGCCCCACCCGGCCTGGGGCCCGCTCTGTCCCGCGGCGGACGCCCGGGAGTGTTCGCCCCACCCCGCCGCGGTTCCGGCGTCCCGCCCCGCGATGGACGCGTCGGTCTGCTCGCCCCACCCGGCCCGGGGCCCCGTGCTCAGTCCCGCGGCGGACGCCCGGGCGTGCTCGCCCCACCCCGCCGCGGTTCCGGCGTCCCCGCCCGAGGGGGGCTCGTGGGTCTCGGGGGCGCTCCAGTCCGTGCCGGGGGCGCCGCTCGTCCCGGGTTCGCGCGGGGAGTGCTCGTCCGCCCAGTCCTGGCCGACCACCGGTTCCGTCGCCGGTCCGGCGCTGTCGTACCCGTCTGCCCGGGTGCCGTCGGCGCCGGGCGCGGGGACGGTGTCGGTCCAGTGCCCCACCGGGGGAAGCTGCTCGGTCGCCGGCTCGTCGGTGCCGCCCGGCAGGCCCTGCAGCGGGATCGACTCGTAGGAGACGGGCTCCTTGGTCAGTTCGGTCATCTCACGGAACAGGTCCGCCAGGGCATCGGTGTTACGGGGCCGCAGCACCCGGATGGGCTCCACGACCTTGCGCTCCTGCGGCTGTCCGGGTTCGGCCGGTGTCGGCACCCTGGTCTCCCTCCGTTCCGTTCCCCCGCGGAGAGATACGGGCGGACGGGCGGACGGGTTCAGCCGGTGAGGAACCGGCGCAGGGAACGCGTGGTCGCGGCGACGAAGGCGTCCCGCGTGCCGGCGTCGAGGGCGTCCAGGGAGAGATAGGGGTTGAGGTCCTCCAGTTCGACGAGGAGCAGTTCACCGCCCGGCGCGCGGCAGGCGTCGACGCGCTGGATGCCGTACGCCAGGGTGTTCCAGTCGATGAACCGGCGGGCGAAGTCCAGGTCGGCGGGGGTGGGTTCGTAGGGCTGGAGCTGCCAGCGGCGGCCGGGGTCCGGGGCGGACAGGGCGTACTGGAAGTCCTGGTCGACGAAGTAGAAGGAGACCTCGTAGGCGAAGTCGACGAACGGCTGGACGAGGACGTCGTCGTCGGCGAGCGCGGGCAGACGGTCCGGCGTGACGATCTCCAGCCCCCGGGAGTCGGCGCCCAGCTTGGGCTTGACGACGTAGCGGTCCGCCGCGGGGAGCAGGTGCAGGTCCTCCGCGCGGTCGACCGTGGGGATCACCGGGTACCCCGCGGCCCCGAGGTCCAGGAGGTACTGCTTGCCGGCCATGTCGGCGCGCCCGGTGAGCGGGTTGTAGACCCGGACGCCGTCGCGCAGGGCGCGCTCGCGGAAGGCCTCGTAGGCGTCCTGGTAGCCGAGGACGGGTCCGCTGTTGCGGACGACCACGGCGTCGAAGGCGTCCATGAGGGCTGCCGCGTCCAGCGGATGGCACAGGGCGAGGTCGAAGTCCGCGCGCAGCCGGGAGGTGAGGAGGACGTCCTCGTCGCCGTAGCGCCGTCCGCGGGCCGGGTAGGCCAGGTCGGTGACGTAGAGGAGACGGGGGCGGGCGGACGGCACGGGGAAGCTCCTCGGGCTGGGCGGCGGTGCGGAAAGGTTACGCCGGGGTGCCAGGTGCTCCTGCGGGGAGGGGGACGGAGGGGTCGTACGATGACAGGACCGTCGTTTTCTCTCCCGAAGGGCTCGTCGACTCCGTGACCACCGCAACTCTTCTCGACGGCAAGGCCGCCGCGGCCGACATCAAGAACGAACTCGCCCTCCGCGTCCAGGCGTTGAAGGAGCGCGGCATCACCCCCGGGCTGGGCACGATCCTCGTCGGCGACGACGCGGGCAGCCGCTCCTACGTGGGCGGCAAGCACCGGGACTGCGCACAGGTCGGCATCGCCTCGATCCGGGTCGAGCTGCCCGCCGACGCCTCCCAGGCCGATGTCGAGGCCGCGGTGCTGCGGCTGAACGCCGACCCGGCGTGCACCGGCTTCATCGTGCAGCTCCCGCTGCCCGCCCACATCGACACGCACGCCGTCCTGGAGCTGATCGACCCGGTCAAGGACGCCGACGGACTCCACCCGACGAACCTGGGCCGGCTGGTGCTGGGCATTCCCGCGCCGCTGCCCTGCACTCCGCGCGGCATCATCGACCTGCTGCGCCGCAACAACGTGGCGATCACCGGGCAGCAGTTCTGCGTCATCGGCTGCGGGGTGACGGTGGGCCGCCCGCTCGGCCTGATGCTGACCCGGGCCACCGAGCACGCCACGGTGACCCTGTGCCACGAGGCGACCCAGGACGTCGCCGCGCACGCCCGGGAGGCGGACGTGGTGGTGGCCGCCGCCGGGGTGGCGCACCTGGTGCGGCCCGACTGGATCAAGCCGGGCGCCACCGTGCTGTCGGTGGGTCTGACCCGTACGGTCGAGGGTGTCCTCGGTGACGTCCACCCGGACGTCGGCGACGTCGCCGGCTCCTTCGCCCCGCCGATCGGCGGCGTCGGCCCGATGACCCGCGCGATGCTGCTGACGAACGTCGTCGAGGCGGCCGAACGGCTCTGATCCGGCCTGTTTCGGCACCCCGTGCCAGGTACTCAGTTCCCCACCAGGAGGGAACTGAGTGCCATCGGAGGGTCCCAGGTGTTACGTTCCCGTCCATGAGCGCCACTGAGAAGGCGGAGGCCAAGCCGCCCATGCGGGACGCCCTGGTCGCGGCGGCCTTCCGGCTCTTCGTGGAGCGGGGCTACGAGCAGACCACGGTGGACGACATCGTGACCCTCGCGGGCGTCGGGCGCCGGTCGTTCTTCCGCTACTTCCCGTCCAAGGAGGACGTGGTCTTCCCCGACCACGAGCGGTGCCTGGCCGACATGACCGCCTTCCTCGCCGCGAGCACGGAGGACGCCGAGCCGGTGCGGCGGGTGTGCGACGCCGCGCGCCTCGTGCTGCAGATGTACGCCGAGAACCCCTCGTTCTCGGTGCAGCGCTACCGGCTCACCAAGAAGGTGCCGGGGCTGCGGGCGTACGAGCTGTCGGTGGTGTGGCGCTACGAGCGCGCCCTCGCCGAGTATCTGCGGGACCGCTTCGCGGGCCGGTCCGACGGCAGTCTGCGGGCCGATGTGATCGCCTCTGCGGTGGTCGCCGCGCACAACAACGCCCTGCGCTCCTGGCTGCGTTCGGACGGCGAGGGCGACGCGACCGCCACCGTGGACCATGCGCTCGGCTATGTGCAGTCGGCGTTCGGCGCGGCACCGGCCCCCGAGCCGACGCCGGTGCCGGTGCCGGTCGCGGAGGAGCACCCCGAGGACGTGGTCGTCGTGGTCTCCCGGCGGGGGGCTCCGCTGTGGCGGGTGGTGCAGGAGATCGAGACCACCCTGGCCCGCGACTGACCCCCTCCCACCTCTTCACATTTTCAGGGTACGCAGTACCTTTACGCCTGACACTCAGTGCCATACGCTGACGCCAGTGGGTTTCCGGGCCGAGGCAGGGAGTGACCAGCGTGTACCACCACACGGGAACCGGCGGCACGGCGGGTCTGCTCGACCGCGCGAAGTCCGACGGTGAGGCGATCCTCTTCCAGCGCTGCACCTGGTGCGGCACCGCGATGTACCACCGGCTGCTGTGTCCGGTGTGCCAGGGCAGCGACC
It includes:
- a CDS encoding MurR/RpiR family transcriptional regulator; the protein is MPSPQQARAQASAITSGKTDPEAEVSPTSRLRALFDGPHLSPGQRRIAQYLIEHITEAAFLSITDLADRVGVSQPSVTRFAAAVGFSGYPALRERLQSIALGTLAGGPAPAEVNRSNELQAAVDAEIENLENLRRDFADPDRVIEIGRALSQSTPLTILGLRISASLAEYFAYAARRVHPDVRLVTRGGSVAYDALLQSREAGGTWVLAFSMPRHAQETLTGLRVARSAGLKVALITDLALGPVADEADVTFASGTGSRLVFDSYAAPGVMAAALLQAMTDAGPERTQARLEEYEQIAEQHQFFLRE
- a CDS encoding SpoIIE family protein phosphatase; protein product: MAALTRVVARQRAEMDRLQDLAATSAVVERAKGAVMARLACSPDAAQEELQRRARAARRTLLEECWLTLGSLTPPTPGEPRPAADTAARDTPLPPPDEAGSSALARLARALVRVGTPQDLARCLLDRLAVDVDADAVMLYARLPSGGLELVGHAGIDETLALQWGRVPPLAGIAALDALAAGEARWLEDPAADRERYLLIGDPSRQWGSRAWLPVTTGESAEVALGVLRPSAAPFPPAEREHLLAVARLCAGPLRTFGIRREPALGAAADAVQIVFDRLPVAAVLLAPVRGPSGAVEDFRIEAVTAGTSDAVGRTGRELLGLRFLECWPTAAADEPLWQGCMKALEGEEPYESEPFARQQSVAGVSELVTYSARVARLGDGLVVSWVRHDPSDRQEQRLAEVQRLGRLGWATWNLTTGEGNWSAQVFALLERDPVHGPVPLTQLPSLAVPEDVPALARAIGELVREGRPCDVPFRVAARDGVRHLRAVAEAVTDAEGTPVEAHGFLQDVSAQRSAELALLASERAMLTQQGALSAERLVASRLQDALLPLPKETVRLAGLRVDIAYLPAQSGLNVGGDWFSAIELPDGDALFVVGDVTGHGLDAVASMALLRFTAKGMVITGSSLTGALARLNALLLHSRDPHGTATLVLARYSPRGRRLVWAQAGHPPPLLLRAGEARYLERPHGMLLGARDTPRYEEAECRLAPGDRLVLYTDGLVERPGESIDRGLERLARAASAPGPDGPVPLARLLGSLPEPERRDDVCVLDIQVPGDAGD
- a CDS encoding peptidoglycan-binding protein, with protein sequence MPTPAEPGQPQERKVVEPIRVLRPRNTDALADLFREMTELTKEPVSYESIPLQGLPGGTDEPATEQLPPVGHWTDTVPAPGADGTRADGYDSAGPATEPVVGQDWADEHSPREPGTSGAPGTDWSAPETHEPPSGGDAGTAAGWGEHARASAAGLSTGPRAGWGEQTDASIAGRDAGTAAGWGEHSRASAAGQSGPQAGWGEQTDASTAGRDAGTAAGWGEHARASAAGQSGPQAGWGEQTDASTAGRSAGPEAGWGEHAHEQARGHAASVSSSPGERPRYGSRPGRPAGRPYGPPAGRIGAGRAGGRGAVPRGAARRPGGAHAEAAPLGARDDDGAGTGLRRAAITIGVCAAALVGFAGALLVPGRGGEAAAETVRPQPSATQPETSSPSADPDGAGTLREGDSGAEVTDLQQRLLKIPDVYRDGATDGRYTSTLTEAVARFQLWYGIRGDEDGVYGDDTRQALESRTGG
- a CDS encoding bifunctional methylenetetrahydrofolate dehydrogenase/methenyltetrahydrofolate cyclohydrolase, with protein sequence MTTATLLDGKAAAADIKNELALRVQALKERGITPGLGTILVGDDAGSRSYVGGKHRDCAQVGIASIRVELPADASQADVEAAVLRLNADPACTGFIVQLPLPAHIDTHAVLELIDPVKDADGLHPTNLGRLVLGIPAPLPCTPRGIIDLLRRNNVAITGQQFCVIGCGVTVGRPLGLMLTRATEHATVTLCHEATQDVAAHAREADVVVAAAGVAHLVRPDWIKPGATVLSVGLTRTVEGVLGDVHPDVGDVAGSFAPPIGGVGPMTRAMLLTNVVEAAERL
- a CDS encoding TetR family transcriptional regulator codes for the protein MRDALVAAAFRLFVERGYEQTTVDDIVTLAGVGRRSFFRYFPSKEDVVFPDHERCLADMTAFLAASTEDAEPVRRVCDAARLVLQMYAENPSFSVQRYRLTKKVPGLRAYELSVVWRYERALAEYLRDRFAGRSDGSLRADVIASAVVAAHNNALRSWLRSDGEGDATATVDHALGYVQSAFGAAPAPEPTPVPVPVAEEHPEDVVVVVSRRGAPLWRVVQEIETTLARD